ATAGGAAAGAGAAATCTTTTTGGGAAATTGATCATTCATATGAAGGATTTCACTGGTTAGAGGCGAATAATAGTAATTGTGGGATAGTTTCCTTTATGAGAAAGAGTGAGGATAAGGATGAATTTATAATAGCAATATATAATTTCACCCCTGTCCATTATTCTAAACATAAGATGGGAGTACCTAGGTTTGTTGATTATGAAGAAGTATTGAACAGTGATACCAATGAGTATGGGGGACAAGGGAGAGTAAATTCAAAAGTGTTAAAACCTAGATGGGGTGGCGTAGGTAAAGAACTTTGCCATATAGAGATAGATATAGCTCCCCTTTCAGTAATATATTTAAAACCAAAATTTTAAAATACAGTATTTAGAAAACTTTTAGTCTTAAAACTTAAAACGAACATTTTTTTATAATATAACGCTTAAAAAGTAATCAATTTACTTAATTAAATGTAAGGTAATTGTGATAAGATGTCTAAAAGTTAAACATTCATAGGAGGGAGTTTAAATGAGAAAAAAAGAGATGATAGCTATGCTATTAGCAGGAGGACAAGGGAGTCGATTGGTTCCTTTAACTTCAGATGTAGCCAAACCAGCAGTTGATTTTGGGGGTAAATATAAAATTATAGATTTTCCATTGAGTAATTGCACAAACTCAGGAATCGATACTGTGGGAATACTTACCCAGTATAGACCATTTTTATTAAATACACATATAGGAACAGGCTCAGCTTGGGACCTGAATAGTATGCATGGGGGAACAGCAATACTTCCGCCATATACAACTCAAGAAGGTGGAGCATGGTATAAAGGAACAGCTAATGCCATCTATCAAAATATCCAGTATATAGATAGATATGATCCAGATCATGTACTTATCTTATCTGGAGATCACATCTATAAGATGGATTATAATAAGATGTTAAGGGAGCATAAAAAACAAGGAGCAGATGTGACAATTGCTGCTTTAACAGTAACCTTAGAAGAAGCTAAAAGATTTGGAATAATGAATGTCAGAGATGATAACACAATATATGAATTTGAAGAAAAACCAGAAAAACCAAAGAGTAATCTAGCTTCTATGGGGATCTATATCTTTAAATGGTCAGAATTAAAAAAATATTTGATTGAAGATGAAAAGAATAAAGAATCGGAAAATGATTTTGGTATGAATATACTGCCTAAGATGTTAGATGATGGGCTAAAAATGGTCACTCACCCATTTAAAGGTTACTGGAAAGATGTCGGAACAATCAATAGTTTATGGGAAGCTAATATGGATCTATTGGATGAAAACAATGATTTGAATTTACATACAAATAATTGGAAGATTTATACATCGGGAGAGCCAAAAGGCGCTGCCTATTTTGGTGAAAGTGCTAACGTCGAAAATTCGATGGTAGTTGACGGATGTGAAGTGAATGGTTCAATAAAGAATACAGTACTGTTTCCTGGGGTAATTATTGAGGAGGGAGCTGTAGTTGAAAATTCAGTGCTATTTCCAAATGTAAAAATAGGAAAAGGAGTAATCTTAGATAGAGTTATAGTAGGAGAAAATACAAATGTTCTGTCTGGAACTCATGCAGGAGATACTACAATAAAGGTGATACCGCAAAATAAAACTATAAAATAAATTTGGAGGGGAATTATGGCAAAATCATATATGGGATTAATACTGGCAGCTCAAGATACTAATGATATTATGGGTCTTACAAAATATAGACCTATTGCATCTATTCCATTTGCAGGAAGATATAGAATAATAGATTTTTCATTGACTAACTTAACTAGAACTGGGATTTCGAATGTAGGAATAGTGGTTCCACATAATTACGTAAGATCATTAAGAGATCATATAAGGGGAGGTCAGTTTTGGGACCTAAATAGAAAAAATGGAGGGATATTTTTGATGCATCCTACCATTGATGCTGAAATTGGTAAATCAAATGTAAAAAACTTTAGATCTAATTTAGAGTATTTACATAAGAGTAAGGAAAATAATGTTGTACTATGCTCATCTCATTTAGTAGCTAATATTGATCTGCGGTCTATCATAGACTCTC
This sequence is a window from Psychrilyobacter atlanticus DSM 19335. Protein-coding genes within it:
- a CDS encoding glucose-1-phosphate adenylyltransferase, whose translation is MRKKEMIAMLLAGGQGSRLVPLTSDVAKPAVDFGGKYKIIDFPLSNCTNSGIDTVGILTQYRPFLLNTHIGTGSAWDLNSMHGGTAILPPYTTQEGGAWYKGTANAIYQNIQYIDRYDPDHVLILSGDHIYKMDYNKMLREHKKQGADVTIAALTVTLEEAKRFGIMNVRDDNTIYEFEEKPEKPKSNLASMGIYIFKWSELKKYLIEDEKNKESENDFGMNILPKMLDDGLKMVTHPFKGYWKDVGTINSLWEANMDLLDENNDLNLHTNNWKIYTSGEPKGAAYFGESANVENSMVVDGCEVNGSIKNTVLFPGVIIEEGAVVENSVLFPNVKIGKGVILDRVIVGENTNVLSGTHAGDTTIKVIPQNKTIK